DNA sequence from the Deltaproteobacteria bacterium genome:
CCGAGCCGGCGGCGATCAGCGAGTCCGAAGTGCGCGAGATTACCCAGCAGATGGCCGAAGGCGCACTGCGGGCCAAACCGAAGGTGTTGTTCGAAAGCGGCGAGAGCGTGAAGGTCATCGACGGTCCATTTCAGGATTTCAACGGCGTGGTAGAAGAAGTGAAACCCGACAAGGGCAAGCTGCGGGTGCTCATCAGCATCTTCGGCCGCGCCACGCCGGTCGAACTCGATTTCGTGCAGGTTGAGAAGGCCTGAGCGCGGTGCGGACTAACGGAGAATAAACGGTGGCGAAAAAAGTCATTGCGGAAGTGAAGCTGCAAATCCCGGCCGGGCAGGCCAACCCGAGCCCCCCGGTGGGTCCGGCGCTCGGCCAGCGCGGCGTCAACATCATGGAGTTTTGTAAGGCGTTCAACGCCCAGACCCAAGCGCAAGCGGGTCTGGTCATTCCAGTGATTATCACCGTCTATGCGGACCGGTCGTTCACCTTCATCCTCAAAACCC
Encoded proteins:
- the rplK gene encoding 50S ribosomal protein L11; translation: MAKKVIAEVKLQIPAGQANPSPPVGPALGQRGVNIMEFCKAFNAQTQAQAGLVIPVIITVYADRSFTFILKTPPAAILLKRAAGIEKGSGEPNKKKVGKVTRAQVREIAQLKMVDLTAESIEAAMRTVEGAARSMGLDVVE